One segment of Papaver somniferum cultivar HN1 unplaced genomic scaffold, ASM357369v1 unplaced-scaffold_137, whole genome shotgun sequence DNA contains the following:
- the LOC113334543 gene encoding uncharacterized protein LOC113334543, whose amino-acid sequence MEDNLLTYCGSKLNSLTLVSELINLETQKLNEQMVRNNFSRDLAETILNIRIFTDIQNNLKLDKLRWLLTNDGKFSVKSMYKKLKNPSVDDNMLDNATFWKAFWKLNISQRIKTFLWKYIHNIFPIRKKLGQFMKDIKLNCVFCNHECESLKHLFFECIYAKTISILPPLVGLNHNNDANFSFANMYADWIAGVSSNYDIEIMATKCWLIWKERCLRVFQSKSTISVQLALAVQRHLAFWSPLKSLSDENMGQEVNSSSNSSIQAIHTGQGWTKPPPNQFKLNFDASWICALNSAGYGLIVRADTGTSSQARVGTFKASSTKEAGALSLLESAKWDNSMNLKDFWVEGDCQILTHYAQGKASNIFWRNKALIEEAMKILHSCHHFLGLTYMNRRCNVVDDTLAKETRKRQIHKQ is encoded by the coding sequence ATGGAAGATAATCTCTTAACTTACTGTGGTAGCAAATTAAATTCTTTAACACTTGTTTCTGAGCTAATTAACTTAGAAACACAGAAGTTGAATGAACAGATGGTTAGAAATAACTTTTCAAGAGATCTTGCTGAAACGATTTTAAACATTCGTATATTCACAGATATTCAAAATAACTTGAAACTGGACAAACTTAGATGGTTACTAACAAATGACGGAAAATTTTCAGTTAAATCTATGTACAAAAAACTCAAAAATCCATCTGTAGATGATAACATGTTAGATAATGCTACTTTCTGGAAAgctttttggaaactaaacatcTCGCAGAGAATAAAAACTTTCCTATGGAAATATATCCACAATATTTTTCCTATCAGGAAAAAATTAGGCCAATTCATGAAAGATATAAAGTTGAACTGTGTTTTCTGTAATCATGAGTGCGAATCTCTTAAGCATCTTTTCTTCGAGTGCATTTATGCAAAGACGATATCCATATTACCTCCTCTAGTAGGTTTAAACCATAATAATGATGCTAATTTCTCTTTTGCAAATATGTATGCTGATTGGATTGCAGGGGTAAGTTCAAACTATGACATAGAGATAATGGCAACCAAATGCTGGTTgatttggaaggaaagatgcCTTAGGGTCTTCCAATCCAAATCTACCATAAGTGTTCAGCTAGCCCTAGCTGTACAAAGACACCTAGCTTTTTGGTCCCCATTAAAATCACTTTCAGATGAAAACATGGGCCAAGAAGTCAACAGTTCCTCTAACTCTTCTATACAAGCAATTCACACAGGCCAAGGATGGACAAAACCACCTCCAAATCAATTTAAACTAAACTTTGATGCTTCGTGGATTTGTGCTTTAAATTCTGCTGGTTATGGTCTAATCGTTCGTGCTGATACAGGAACTTCTAGTCAAGCCAGAGTTGGGACTTTCAAAGCTTCATCTACAAAAGAAGCAGGAGCTCTGAGTCTGCTGGAATCAGCAAAATGGGATAATAGTATGAACTTAAAGGACTTCTGGGTGGAAGGTGATTGTCAGATACTGACACACTATGCTCAAGGCAAAGCGAGCAATATTTTTTGGAGGAACAAAGCACTTATAGAAGAAGCAATGAAAATCTTGCATTCATGTCATCATTTTTTGGGTCTTACTTACATGAATAGAAGATGCAATGTAGTGGATGATACCCTGgcaaaagaaacaagaaaaagaCAGATTCACAAGCAATAG